Proteins from a single region of Oncorhynchus nerka isolate Pitt River linkage group LG18, Oner_Uvic_2.0, whole genome shotgun sequence:
- the LOC115145847 gene encoding AH receptor-interacting protein-like, with product MEELAIKLLAEGIQKKVVSPGKGELSTFPHGTKVIFHYRSSLCDGTVLDDSRTMGGRSKPMELILGKKFKLAVWERVIATMREEEVADFTCDVKHTALYPLVSQSLRNISAGKDPLEGQRHCCGIAQIHSHHSLGHCDLDQLQANPQPLVFTLELMEVLTPGSFRLDIWAMTDEEKLEVVPQIHAEGNTLYNKGDVKEAAEKYHNAIACLKNLQMKERPGDAGWIKLDLMIMPLMLNYCQCQLVQGQYYEVLDHCSSIISKDEDNMKAYFKRAKAHAAVWNETEARADFAKVVELDPSLGLSVAKELRAMEERIHSKEKEEKGRYKSLFSYDSNALATATTG from the exons ATGGAGGAACTGGCTATCAAGCTACTCGCAGAAGGCATTCAGAAGAAAGTGGTCAGTCCAGGCAAAGGAGAGCTTTCAACGTTTCCTCATGGGACCAAG GTGATATTCCACTACCGCTCCAGCCTGTGTGATGGCACGGTGCTGGATGACTCCAGGACCATGGGGGGCCGGAGCAAGCCCATGGAACTCATCTTGGGAAAGAAGTTCAAGCTGGCCGTGTGGGAGCGAGTCATTGCCACCATGAGGGAGGAAGAAGTGGCAGATTTCACATGTGACGTCAAG cacacagccctgtacCCGCTGGTGTCCCAGTCCCTCAGGAACATCAGTGCAGGGAAGGACCCCCTGGAGGGCCAGAGACACTGCTGTGGCATCGCTCAAATCCACTCACACCATTCCCTGGGCCACTGTGACCTGGACCAGCTCCAGGCCAACCCTCAGCCCCTGGTCTTCACCCTGGAGCTCATGGAG GTTTTGACGCCCGGCTCGTTCAGACTGGACATCTGGGCGATGACGGACGAGGAGAAGCTGGAGGTGGTGCCTCAGATCCACGCGGAAGGTAACACCCTGTACAACAAGGGCGACGTGAAGGAGGCGGCCGAGAAGTACCACAATGCCATCGCCTGTCTAAAGAATCTGCAGATGAAG GAGCGTCCGGGCGATGCGGGCTGGATCAAGCTGGACCTCATGATCATGCCCCTGATGCTGAACTATTGCCAGTGTCAGCTGGTCCAGGGTCAGTACTACGAGGTGCTGGACCACTGCTCCTCCATCATCTCCAAAGACGAGG ACAACATGAAGGCCTACTTCAAGCGGGCCAAGGCCCACGCGGCAGTGTGGAACGAGACGGAGGCGCGGGCGGATTTTGCCAAGGTGGTGGAGCTGGACCCGTCGCTGGGGCTCTCGGTGGCTAAGGAGCTGAGGGccatggaggagaggatccactccaaggagaaggaggagaagggccGCTACAAGAGTCTGTTCAGCTACGACAGCAACGCCCTGGCCACCGCTACCACG GGCTGA
- the LOC115146573 gene encoding transmembrane protein 134-like: METKFSIDDAFVLEGEDEGVSDGDKEGWKGREKDREGGEMTFGTLSFAKPQTHSPSAVAGSPDHSSSLKYQNLENENVLGSSGNSSFNNFFKISDPATLSYCSSQWSFSTLSSVTQLSAHCCGWTSHPLVKKNRRVVLSSFLLLVTGVALIFTGVVIQLNPDAGVSSAIFFVPGFLLFIPGVYHVIYISCAVRGRRGFKFFYLPYFEK; the protein is encoded by the exons ATGGAAACTAAGTTCAGCATCGATGACGCGTTTGtcctggagggagaggatgaaggggTGTCTGATGGAGACAAGGAAGGATGGaagggcagagagaaagacagagaggggggagagatgacGTTCGGTACACTCTCCTTTGCCAAACCCCAGACTCACTCGCCCTCCGCTGTGGCTGGCTCCCCCGACCACAGCAGCAGTCTGAAGTACCAG AATCTGGAAAATGAAAATGTCTTGGGCAGCAGTGGCAATTCCTCTTTCAATAACTTCTTCAAAATCAG TGATCCTGCGACTCTGTCTTACTGCAGCTCCCAGTGGTCGTTCAGCACTTTGAGTTCTGTCACCCAGCTCTCTGCACACTGCTGCGG GTGGACGTCTCACCCTCTGGTGAAGAAGAACCGAAGAGTGGTCCTCTCCTCATTCCTTCTCCTCGTCACTGGAGTTG CTCTCATTTTCACTGGTGTCGTAATACAATTGAATCCGGATGCAG GTGTCTCAAGTGCCATTTTCTTCGTCCCTGGATTTCTTCTCTTCATTCCTGGGG tGTACCATGTGATTTACATCAGTTGTGCGGTTCGGGGAAGACGAGGCTTCAAGTTCTTCTACTTGCCCTATTTTGAAAAATGA